The Pochonia chlamydosporia 170 chromosome 3, whole genome shotgun sequence genome contains the following window.
GTTATTGTCTCGGCGGGTCTTTGTTCCCAAGATCCAGATTTCGAGGTTGCAGGACCATTGGAGAGACCTCCGGAACATTGGCACCTTCGAATCCCTCAACTGGGTAATAAGGCTCTGTGATATCAGTGGATTCTTTGTGGCACCTGCACTCGTCTATTTTGTAGGTAGcgaatacggagtacttaCTGCACGAACTGAGTGCATAGTCGACGGCAGGAAAATACGTCTAAGCGGACATAGAGGCATACATATGCCCGCCTTACGGTATTATTACATCCATCCTCGTCAAAAGATCCAGCAGACGTTTGGATCAGGATTCACCAGCAGTTGGATACATTGCTTCTTGCCCTGGCTCCACCGCACTGCATTGATCTGGACAACCCAGCAGACGCTGAGGCCGGTGGACGAATCCCGTCTCCCCACGAGCGCCGAGTTTTAGGTGGATTCACGGCGGAGTCTAGTTTGGTGTTCGCTGAGAAGCCAGCGAAGGTCTGGTCCTGTTCGAACGCGACAGGCTCAGTTGCGCTCAGTCATAAACTGTCAAGCTCTTCCGGTCTTGTTGTTTGGCGGCCCAATATCGTGCCCAACGTGGAAACATCACAGCCCAGCAATTTCGTCTTCGCCTCCACGCCGGTCTCGTAGTGAACCAGGCAGTTGTGGCCCTTGCTGGCTTAAATTCCGGCATTTAATTTTTTTTGTCGGTCACCGTGGTtggctgttgatgtggtgaAAGGGTTTGGTTTCGTTGATCTCTTGACTAGGCAGCATCAGCTCGTGGGGAGTCAATCCACGAGTCAATCCACGACGGCACATGGGCCAGAGGGGGCAAGACGAGAGAGATCCTTGTCCAGACGACATAGTTTGTGGTGTCCTGTTTGGTCAAGAGTTTGGCCAGTGATTGATGAGCATTTGGAGGACGTTGCAGCCCAGCTTGAAGTTTGAgctggtctgatctggtctggtctggtgcgagTTGATCAGACGGTGCTTGGGTGCTTGCCTGgattcaacattgaacggccCTCTGCCGCCCGTTGCCACCCACCCACTTGAACACTcacccaccatccaccacccAGCAAGTTGGCCTAGCCAGTTGCCACCCGCCGCCTCAGCCCTGGCCACTCCCGTCCTGCTGGTTCTGCCCGCTCCTGCCCCCTGCCTGTTCAACTTGACTCTGACCAGACTTGCCCGGctgtgtctggtcttgtgtCTGTCTCTGTGTGGTCAAGACTCAAGTCTCACGCTCTTGTGTTCCTCCACTTCACGGTTCCTTGGTATGTATTCTTCCTGCCCAGCCcaggcccagccagccctgcCCAGACGGGCAGACCAGAAAGGACTCTCTGACCGGACTCTCTGACCAGACTCGCTGACCCAGGCCTCGACTCGACTCTTGCCTGGTTTCTCTGCCTGCTGACCCAACAAGCACCCGTCATATCTTCCTTgcattttcttttctcacCTCCCCAACCTTGCATTTGACAgcctctccctcctcctcttcttaCCTCACATTTGCGTCGTGCTTTCTCctccctcttcctcctcatccttcGGCTACGTCTTATCTTCCCCGTGTCGCGTCCTCCCCGCCGGaccccctcctccccccTCCGTCCCTCCTCGCTGCttttgaagacgacgacaacctCCTCCGACCGACTTCCTCCGTCGCTCACCTTCACCATGTCGAGGCAACCCCGTAACCAGGGAGCGTCGACGCAGGCGGCCGCGACTCGGCAAAACGAATACTTTGTGCCGCGCGATGGCATCGACCGTGAGGTCATCTCGGCTGACATCTGCCGCTACCTTGGCAATGATGCCTTGGTGCGGCCAGGTCATTATGAGGTATGCATTCCCAGCTTGCCCGAGCATCACGAAATCAAGAACAAACGCAAAGCTCGACCCGTCTTGTCTCCCTCTTGCTGAAGCCTGGATCACTAATATTGTTGATTGGTAGAATCCTCAAACCGGTCAAGTCGTCCAAGGATACTACATCACCGCCTATAGAAACCTGACAACCGTGAGCTCCCACCGTTTCCGCTTTCTTGGCCCCTTGGACTTGCCGTCTCGTATTTATAGACGGAGCGCTAGACACCAAGACTAATACACCATACAGGCCATGATCGAAGACTTGAAAGCCGATTCGGCGCGCTGGGATAGTGAAAGGCGTGCGCAAACTTCGCGCAATACCCCTGGAGGTATCCATGCCTCGAGAGATGCCACTGGCGTTCCTGCGAGACCTTCATCTAACTCACCCGCAGTCCAATACCGCTACTCCGAGACCCATCAGTCCCGTCAGCACCATGGGCCAACCGAACCCCCTTTCCAGTCAGAAGCTTATCCCCGGGAATCCTACGATGGACCAAGATATCCCGGAACTGGTACTCCTGGGTATTCTGGTGCTTCTAACACATTCCAGCAACAAGCCCCCCAACAAGCCTATGGTGCCTCCAACGGCGGCGGTTTTAATACCGGCTTCCAACAGTCGCAACAATCTCCTACTCCGGACCCAAGATTTGCTACTGTCCCAGCCGGTTCAATGATGCGTCCAGGCTATCAACCAACCCAAGATCCTCCATACATTGGCACTGGCGCCAATCTTCCCCAATCTGGCTACACTGGTTCAAATGATCCTTATTCAAACCGGATGGGAacttctgctgctgctcccCAGCAACCGGTGTATTCCACGGCACCACCGCCTCAACCCGGATACCCAACCCCTCAGTATCAGTATCAAAACCAAGGTCCTCCTCCTTCGACAGCCGGCGGCCATTCCTATCCGGCTATGCAACCCCATGACCCATTCTATGGTCGAGGTGCGTCAAAGCAGAGATCATGCGAGCCCAGCTCGCCAAAACGGCCCCGCGTCTAATTTTTTAGCTTCACCAGCAGGCCCAGTCccaccacagcaacagcaacagccctCAGGGTATGCAGTCCCAGGACAACAGTATGATGAATCCCCCCAGTCTCGTGCTTCCGTGCCTACTGCAAGAAACCAGACACCTCCCTCCGGCTCAAGTACTCGTCGTAGTGACCGGGATTCTGACAGGCAACAAATTCGAAACCCTCGACGATAAACCCCCACAAAAAGAGATGGCGTTTCCATTCTCTTCTTGGATTTTGCTTTTGCACGACTAACTACTTGTGGTACGACTCTTGGTGGCCATCCTTGTGATTCTCTGTTGCTCGTGTTTATTAAATGACTGGACCCCATGGACTCGAACTCTGACTCCCTGGATCGGCGCCTGGCACGCTTTTGTTTTTATTAATCTATGCCTCCGGATGATTGAACTCTGGATATACTCTTTACGCACCATGCTTCTGAGAGTAGCAAGTTTGCCTCTCATCGGACTAAGGCACCTGGATAATGTCACTCGGTGTCCTTTGCCAGACCTTACTTCTGGATCAAAGGGGGACTTGTCTGCTCTTTGGGATACACCGTCGGACACCCTGGCCGCTGGCCTTTCGCATCTTTTGTCACTTAGCCTTCGAATACGCATGCCCTTGGGGTCTCGGAATCACTTATACGTTTCTTTTTCCTATTTTCAAACTGGTTGGGTGGATTACTGCATTTCTAGTCTTTCTCTGTTTGCTCGGCTCTTTGGAAAGCCCTGGATGAATGATGTCGCTTTTATGTTTCGCACAAATACTCATGGCGCAGGTTGGGTCGACGGATCACTTGATCGTCGGCGGTGGTTGTTCTTTTGATATTTTTGTCACCTTGCTGCCCGGATCCGGTCCTTCTAGTGGAGTTACCCTAATAACTGGATTATGACTTGCTCCTCACTTCGTTATCCTGGCTTGACTGGTCGAAGTGGTCCTGGATGCTCGCCGCGTTTCTCGTGTGCCAAAGCTGAGGCAATGTCCGGGCAGCTTGGTAAGTTTAAAAATGAGTTTGTATATACTAGCCAGATGTCTTCAAGAGGATCCTTTTCCATTTCCTATTCGCAAAGTATCCCGGAATCTTTTCATGTGGAGTTGCCCAATGAGTCCATTGCATTGAGACGAACTAACAGTGATGATCTGCTAACAACAGCTAGATATTTCCGGTTATTATAATTTACCACAACGACTTACACATGCCACTATATGTGCCCAATTCTCCCTGGTCGATTGTGTCTTTACTGGACGGAACCCCCTTTTGACCGGAATCTGGAAAGAATCTTGCCCTTTGGACCATGGCTTTTGACTATTTTGGACCACAGCAATACCAGAACCTTTTGGAATCATTTGGAGCCTTGCCACTTTGGGATTATGAGATGCATTCTCGACATCACCGTCATATTTCTAGAACAACCCGAGCTTTTGTGTGGCTTGCAGGATCTTGCGCATGAAATATTCAACCCGCTTGCTTGGCGGCGCTGCCTTGAGGCACGAAATGTACCCTTTATTCAGGCACTTGAACCAATATTTCGCAATTTTTTTCTGCTGTAAGTTCAACCGTCGCATAAAAGCAGTTTCTGTTTAGCTGTTTTGAACAATTTGCTTTATCGTGGTGCCTTCCGAGACAACATTTCTATGGCCAGAGTTTATTCTATCCATCCGGCTGGTGGCCAAAATATTGTCAATGTGTCGATACCCTGTCCCTTCTCTGAGCGTATCACCTCATACGGTCTTCATTTTTTTGCAATTTTCCACGGACGAAAAATCGAAATGTACACCACCTTCTAGGACCTAGCCGCATCTGCAGGACCCAACATCCACAGGATCAATGCTCATACTCCGCTGGATATTTCGATTTGATTGTGGAATCTCTGGAATACTTAGGACAACACTTTTGGGTGGCAAAGGAATGTTTGCAAAGTGCTGGAGAGTTTGTACGGTTGTAGGTTGGGAGGCTCCGGAATGAAGACATTAGGGGCAATCTCATCAGGGGAGCTGGACACGGACTTCTCGGGGAGGAGGAAGTATATGGAATCGTCAGGACTACTTTTCGTATGCTGACTGCGGGGATAAAAgttcttggagatgttgttTAGACGCTCAATTCATACTGTTTTGTGCTTCTaattgatgagatgatgtACACGGTGTGGTTACCCATATCCAACCCCGGCAGTGAAATAAGCTCAGTTTCCAATGTCCAAAATACCATCAGCAACACTGAGGTCAATGGTGTCTTGCACCCATTCTTGCGAATGGCACGTTGGTTGCCACGTGCATGTCCGACAATCAGGGCCAGGCGGCGGTCTCTGGGGGTGTCCACGCCGGCATATATCCCGAAAGCGATCCAAGCTATCGGCTGAGATGGATCCCATACAGGTCTTCCTAATCAACGGGCCAGGCATCGCACGTTCTGGGTCATCACCAGGTACTTCGGAATAACGCATGCCAGTCTCGGGCGTCCCAGTAACTTGCAGATATAGTCCGCAAACCGGTCCTTCTGATGCAGTCTGAACGAATAGCTTGTGTATGGATCGAGTACCACCCTCATATATGAGTCGGAAAACTGGGTATCGTTTGATTGTTGGCATGCGGGACCGTGGCGTGACAGCACATGGTCTAGTTTTCAGAGGTATGGTGGCATtagatggagatgaagaccGGTTATCTTGGGCAGTAGTTGAGACGGGGCCGTAACGACGATAGATGGCCATATGGAGACTGTGGTCTGGGGCTGTTGGTGGAGAGATTGCTGAACGGTATTCATTTCCGATGATGGCCATGCTGCTTGATGGAgggaatggatggattggCAACTGGGTTGCGGTGTAGGATTGGCAAATGGGGATGCTCGATGATGGGTTTGCTTGTCAATGGGTTGGTGAGTGATGGAATGCAGCGAATATAGGTGATACGGCGAATCTTTATATATGAAAATGGCCAGTCAAAAAGGAGTAGAGATTCTGAAATAAAGTCTTCACATGCAAAATGATGTTTGAATGAAAATGTGCGGCCATGATGCACTCCTTTATTGGAAAGGATATACAGTGGCGATGACTGTCCGAGGAACCACCAGGCTTCGCCGAAGTAGCTCTACAAGATGAAATTTTCGCATTCATACCGTTCGTTCCATTTCTGCGTCCATTCATACTGAAAATATTCAACACCTTGATATGTCGCGTCAGTCACTTCGGCAGTCACCGCATGGCCCGAGCCGCTGCCGATCACAAACGCCTCGATACAGAAACAGGGTCTTTCCGCATAAGAAGATGTAAGGCTTGTAATTTCCACACGTACCGGCACACATGGATTGGCAGAACGCCCAGATTATCAAAGTGGTTAAGTTAGACTGGATGTCCCGTCCGTTCTAGCGGAGAGCCCCCCAGCAATACTCTGCAATCTCGTGTGTAGGGAATATGACGCCTCGCGGGAAGTACCATATTTGAGGTCCACGGCCATGATTCTGAATTGAGAAGTTGGTCCGTTGATCATGGTATGTTGCGTTTGGATCCTAAGATGGaatggatggtggtggaggcggGCGGTAGTTATCGACGGTGTGAACCTAATTATGAGATGAGCTCATGGAACAAATGAATCACCTGCTGCTGAACTTGGCTTTTTGACTTTTACGGTAGGAGGCAAGTTGACTATAGCACGTCTTGTCTCGTAGGTCACTGGCATATGCTTGGGATTGATGAATGAATGTCGTAGGAATTTGTCGAATGGGGATTTATAGGCCGGAGTGTTGGGTATCTGGGTGATCCATAGGGGAGCGCGAACGTCGTTCAATGACTTCATCCTTGGCTAGCCACTTGACTCATGACCTGTACTCTTAACACAATAGACCTAGTCAGTATATAATATATTGGTAGTTTTATCCATTACAAAATGTCGCATATCGCGTcgtgtgctgaggcatattgagctgtgttggtgtgTACTAAAATATATTGAAATATATTtggctgtgttggtgtatactAAAATATATTGAAATATATTTGGCTCAGGAGTATTCATCGCCTTGGAAGTTTTACCCCAGGTGAATGAGACAATAAGCTAGACTGTTCCTGGAGCCATTTATCATCTTGGCTGGACCTCTGATCCTTCATCTTATGCATGTTTCTGACCCGGGATATTCGATGATCGAAACTGGCATTCTGGAGAAACCTGGGGCGGAGCCAAAGCACATGTATCATATCTGCATGCACATACTTGTCGCCGCAATCTCGATCTGGAAGTGTTCCATTTGCCACGCGGATGCCCGCCGATATGCCAGTCTCCAAAGCAGGCTGCCATGTCCCAGTGGTGGACAAGCATTACCAGACTCGCGACTCACGACACTAAGCTAACCATGTGATTTTGTCCCATTGTGTCCCGATAATCAGTCACATGGAATTGCTACGAGCTTGACAGCTGTGCCCAATCTTGAGCAAGTGGTGTTTACTCTATCCGGGATAGAAATGTTAATGGGGTCTAGAAAGATGAACTATACTATGTGCCTTTTACCATTTGAAAAGATTTGATTCTggaattcatcatcactgaTGGCGGTTGATACCTGAAGCTTACGGCAAAGACTAGCCATTGGAACAACTTCAGTCTGTTATGTCAAGCTGACCACTTTCATGTCGATGCCAGATGTCGTAAAACAAGGACATCTGGATCCATTCTCTATTTCAAAACCAGCTTTTCAGCATGAAAGAAGGGGAGAGCGGGATTATTGTGATATAAAGCCTGGCAACATATGGCTTAGCCATGCTGAGGTCATGGCAAGTTCAACCTGAAGGTTCAGGCCCATAGTTGGAACGGGATGCGGGAAATTGGTACACTCGCGTCAGACGACTTCTCAATGTGCGAACCATGGCTCGACGAGCGGGACCAGCAGGATCTTCTCTTTGTGGAGGTTTTCGACCAATGCCTGAAACTTTTCGCATTTCGTAACTGTGCAACTTCTCTTTACCAGCTCATGGGTACGAATGGGCCGAGGATGCAAACAACTGGAATCTCTGCCAGTCTCCGCCGTTGCACCTACAGTTGCTGCCATTCGGATGTGAACGAAAACGGCAGTCATATTTACACAATACTGGAAGAGAATGATACTGACattcgtcctcttcctctcaCATCTCATGTGTGCAGCGAAGGGTTGTATTCATAAGCAGTAGGCTTACAGCATAGTAAGAATTCGAAGCAATCTCACGTATACCGAGAGAGTAATGCGGTCAAAAGTACCATCAAGACATCCGTGGCCGTCTTTCAGACCGGTGGAGGCAAATCGCATGCCctgtgtggtggtggatttgCATCATGAGACAGGCTCCTGCATCTTCTGATGGGAACGACTCTCCGATATATATTGACGCAGACGGAAGTCATGACAAGCTACGAAACCCGATGTGGATAGTGCAAAAATCTTATCGTAACATAGTGGCAGGGACTAGAAGATGGGAATTGAGAATGTGTGCAGGAGAATTTCTTGTAACGGAGGCGGTGAACGGCGCCTTGGGATAGATGGGACGTCTTCAGAGTCGAGGCTGACGGAGGTATCATAGATGATCCTGCTTGAGGTGTGACTAGCAGCCTCACAAGGCCTTAGGTATCGGTCTGCGATTGGGAAGGTGAAGATAAAACTCGGCTACAGATTCGCTCCGACAATACTCCTTAGAGATCGTGTCAAATCGATATTTCCACGGTAGGTGTTTGATGCTGTGTGAACATATGTTGACTTGAGGTCTAATCCTTGATGCGCAGAATTGGCTTAGTGGAATCTCTCCAGCGCAAGTAGcagtgaagatgaagacgctGTACGCTGTCAAGGAAGCTCCAGCATTTCTGACTACTTGGTTGGTGACTCACCAAA
Protein-coding sequences here:
- a CDS encoding transcription factor RfeG (similar to Metarhizium robertsii ARSEF 23 XP_007819891.2); its protein translation is MSRQPRNQGASTQAAATRQNEYFVPRDGIDREVISADICRYLGNDALVRPGHYENPQTGQVVQGYYITAYRNLTTAMIEDLKADSARWDSERRAQTSRNTPGGIHASRDATGVPARPSSNSPAVQYRYSETHQSRQHHGPTEPPFQSEAYPRESYDGPRYPGTGTPGYSGASNTFQQQAPQQAYGASNGGGFNTGFQQSQQSPTPDPRFATVPAGSMMRPGYQPTQDPPYIGTGANLPQSGYTGSNDPYSNRMGTSAAAPQQPVYSTAPPPQPGYPTPQYQYQNQGPPPSTAGGHSYPAMQPHDPFYGRGASKQRSCEPSSPKRPRV